Sequence from the Synergistaceae bacterium genome:
GGAGACGTTAGCGCAAAAAAAAAATGCCTTCTCCGGGAAAAACGGGGGAGGCTTTTATTTTTCACATTGGCACAAGATAAAGGCTATGGAAAAAAACAGCAAAAACAAAGATAATATTCCGCGTAAATCCGAACAAACATAAAATTTCCGTCATCGATATTACTTGAAACTTTAAGCCCTGTCATTCAAAGCTGAAGGATGTGAAAGAGCGTGAACAGTTTATTACGGTTTTGCACGACAGACACCGCGCAGATTTTTGCGGCATGGGTTTTGTCGACAGCACTTTTCGCCGCGCTGATAACCTACATATCAAAGCACCCGCATAAAAGAACGCTCCCGCTAAAGATATTTTTTGCGGCCATGTTCATTGGAGGGACGGCAATGTACTGTGCATTCCATTGGCTAGAGATTCAACAGGTTCTCGGCGGCCATCTTGAGAATAAGAGCCTTGACTGGGTGAAAAGCGGCAATGCTTCAGCCCTCGACTATATTCTTTACGTGATAATGGTATCTGTTATGGACGTAGGCATGATGTTTTCCGGACGTGGCAACAGCACTGTATTCTACAATCTCCCTGTCTCAAGAAATCCGGCGGCTGTGCTGTTGTTCTGGATGATTCACCTTGTCGCCTTTTACACCGCCGCAAGCGCACTGCTTATACGTTTCGGCAATGACCTTCTCATGTGGCTGAGGATTACGAGTCATCGATACGCGAATCGGGCGGGGTTGTATGTTCGGGCAATGACGCGCTGAAGGCTTCCCCGGAATTTCTGCGGAGGATACGAATAAAGCCGGGCGGGATAAATTTCCGTCTCTTTGCCCTGTCAGATGAGTACGACAAAAATATGCAGTACGCCCGGAATATGTCCGCGTCCCTAGAGAAAATCGGCGTACTTCCTGAGCAGACCGGGCTTATTCTCTTGGGTACTGACGAATGGAAAGGCATGTTTTTTCAGGCGGAAGGGAATCAGTACGGCTACGGGAGCGTTATTTCTTTCGATGAGTACGAGATGAGCGCACGCCTCCTGATGAACAAATACCCTCTCTGCAATGCCATAAATTTTGACGCTGACGGCCGGGCGGCTGAGGATACAGATGTCCTTATAGTCGGTTTCGGGCGAATGGGTCATGAAGTCCTGCGGCAGGTCATCGCTAATGGACAGTTTGAAGGCAGCAGCTTCCACGCAACTGTTTACGATCCCAATTTTGAACACCGTTCGGGCTTCCTGAAGTCCCAGTATCCGAACATGTTCGTGAAGTACAATATAGATTTCGAGCCGCAGAACGCGAGAGGCAGCAAAATTTTCCGCTTCATGGAAGATCACGCCGCGAGCCTGAAATACATAGCGGTGTGCATTGAGGATCGCTACACAGCAAGGGACATAGCCGTTCATATGGTTGACCGACTTCGCAAAATAGGCCGCCCTGTCAATGTTTACACCTGCGACTCGAAAAGCGTGCGCTGTTATTCACAGAACGCGGAAGAGTGCGCTATACACTGGATATATGACTCGGATCTGCTTTATTCGGGAGAGCTTGACGGGTACGCCAGAGAGCTTAATCACGCCTACGCCGGGGGCAGCAGTGCCAATGAAGACTGGAAGAAGTGCGGTTACTTTGACAGGATGAGCAGCCGCGCCAGTGTCGACTATCTCATACCCCTTATACGGAAAATCACGCCGGACTCAGCTTCAGCGGAATTAACCCCGGAACAGCGGGAAAATTTAGCGCGTAGCGAGCATCTCAGGTGGTGCGCGTTCACTACACGTTCGGCTATGATGTTATGGACAAGGAAGAATTTGCGCGGCGTGTGAAAGAACGCCAGAGAGAAATAACAGAGCGCGGAAAATCATCCATAAGGCCGACAAAGAACACAGAGTCAATGACTCACGCCTGCCTCGTAGACTGGGACGAGCTTGACGAAATTTCGCGGATAGAGAACTCTGTAACAAACGGCACTAAGGACTACAAAGACTCCGACAGGGGCAATGTCGATATGGTAATGAAGATTCTGTGCGCTGAATCGGAGAAAGCCGGAGAAATTTCAGGGGGTCTGCTATGGAAAGCAAAGGCTTCAAATACTATGCGTTCATAAGCTACAGCCACAAGGATAAAAAGATTGCCAGGAAGCTACAGAAGTACCTAGAACATTATCACCTTCCGTAAAAACTTCTGGCATCTCGCCCTGATCTGTCCAAAAAAACTCAGCCCTATATTCAGGGGTGAGTCTGAGCGCAGGAAAATGGATTACACGTACAAATTCACGACACTGCGCGGGAAGGGCATAAAGTTTTCTGGAAGATATACACTCCCCGAAAGCAGGCTGTTGACTTCTACGCGGGCGGGGACGGGGATATATCCTACGCGCTTCCGTATGACATCAACGCGGCGTATGACTCCGATGGCAACAAAACAAAAGAGGAATGGGCAAAATAATTTTTTCGGCAAGCCCCCCGCCGACATTCACGGAATATATTGCGGTTCATGAAAATCACAGTCAGCCCGCAAAAAAAGACCCGCCCTCATCAGGCGAGCCTTCCCGGAAATTTATCCCTAATTCTTGTGGCTGACTGCCTCGTCTCTTGCTTCAGGCTTCAGAATCCACTGCCCCCAGTCAAAATGAATCAGTCCGCTCACAATATACAGCGCGAAAAGGAACAGCGGCGCACCCTTCTTCAGGAACACGAACGACAGCACCATCATCGAGAACAGCGCAAGGCATTTCACACCGTCAGCAGTCTTCTTAGTCAGCTTCTTCATGTTCGCGTAGGGTATGCTCGAAATCATAAGGAATCCCGTAAATGCCATCACCCCGGCCATGACCCACGCAGGAAGATTCACACCCGCTATCACGAATGACGACACAAACAGCCCCCCCGCAGGACACGGAAGCCCCTGAAACGGCCCGGGTACATGCACAACGTTGAACCGCGCAAGCCTCAGTGCCACGCAAAGCGCAAAGAAACACGCCACCACAACGCCCGCAATATTCAGACTCCGCGCCGAGACCTGATACAGCAATATTGCCGGAGCAACTCCGAAACTCACGAGATCCGCAAGGCTGTCGAACTCCATCCCGAACTGTGAGCCGCCGCCAAGCATACGCGCAACTTTCCCGTCAAAACCGTCAAATATCACCGCGAAAAACACAAGCCACGCCGCAGGAATATACCGCCCGTGAAGAGTCATTATCAGCGAGAAGAGTCCGCAGAGAAGATTCCCGCTTGTTACCATATTCGGAAGTATGTGCCTGAACTCCATAGGCTTCTTCCCTTTCCTGCCCATTATCCGCCGTATTCTCAGAAAATCCTTCAACCTTTTATCACTCCTATCAAACTTTCTCCGGCCTTAACATTCTCGCCGGGCTTCACACGTATCACTGTATCACCGGGCATGTACAAGTCAACCCTAGAGCCTAGCTTTATCATTCCATAACGCTGGCCTGCCTCTAATACATCGCCCCGCTTCAGCCTGCATACTATCCTTCTTGCGACAAGCCCCGCAATCTGTACCATCATCACAGGGCCGAAAGGTGTTGACAATCCGACAAAATTACGCTCGTTAATCTCAGAGGCTTTCGGGGAAAACGCCGCAATCTTTTTCCCGGGGACATATTCGAGGTAGTCTACTCTCCCTGTGCAGGGGGCGCGGTTGACGTGGACACTAAATATATTCATGAAGATGCCGACTTTCACGCAGTGCCCGGTGAATTTGTGATCGCATTCGGAGATTTCGACTATTTTCCCGTCAGCAGGTGAGAAAAATTTTCCGTCCTCATAGCTTGCTGACCTCTCCGGGTCTCGGAAGAACCACACGACAAGAGCCAGTATCACGCACATCACAGCGCAGGGAATCCACGACAAAAACGCAAACGCCCCCGCGCAAAGTGCCAGGAATATTATTGAGGGGATTCCGTCCCTAGCTATTCTCATCTTCTGACTCTTCCTCGAACGGGATTCCCGCTGTAAGCTCGTCGTTGTCTTCTTCCGTCCGCATTACGCTGAAATCCGCAACCGAGTCGCCCTCGTCAAGCCTGAGAATTATATTGCCGACTGAGTGCCGCTTCATTACCGTGATTCCTTCAACGGGCATACGAATCATACGGCCTTTTGATGAGATTGATATTATCTCGTCAGAGTCCTTCACCGCAACGCTTCCCGATAATTTCCCGGTCTTCTCTGTAAGCTCCATGAGGCAAATACCGCCCGTACCCCTGTGA
This genomic interval carries:
- the pssA gene encoding CDP-diacylglycerol--serine O-phosphatidyltransferase — protein: MGRKGKKPMEFRHILPNMVTSGNLLCGLFSLIMTLHGRYIPAAWLVFFAVIFDGFDGKVARMLGGGSQFGMEFDSLADLVSFGVAPAILLYQVSARSLNIAGVVVACFFALCVALRLARFNVVHVPGPFQGLPCPAGGLFVSSFVIAGVNLPAWVMAGVMAFTGFLMISSIPYANMKKLTKKTADGVKCLALFSMMVLSFVFLKKGAPLFLFALYIVSGLIHFDWGQWILKPEARDEAVSHKN
- a CDS encoding phosphatidylserine decarboxylase family protein, giving the protein MRIARDGIPSIIFLALCAGAFAFLSWIPCAVMCVILALVVWFFRDPERSASYEDGKFFSPADGKIVEISECDHKFTGHCVKVGIFMNIFSVHVNRAPCTGRVDYLEYVPGKKIAAFSPKASEINERNFVGLSTPFGPVMMVQIAGLVARRIVCRLKRGDVLEAGQRYGMIKLGSRVDLYMPGDTVIRVKPGENVKAGESLIGVIKG